A single Drosophila miranda strain MSH22 chromosome XR, D.miranda_PacBio2.1, whole genome shotgun sequence DNA region contains:
- the LOC108153347 gene encoding uncharacterized protein LOC108153347 — protein sequence MGFIADRKPRVNKTLISLKFVVFFVISGLTALHVLHATKPLLLGLNFSEYRTISIIAPFVSILGPLIAGPWADRLAARNPNTFGRTLRVLTAIFLLIPALIYAFLFAIPEVSRSDAHQPQVSFGCDASGAFLFQERCGANASCSQWDQKEGSINLTRCTYSCQNPKHYENMYQVWLAEVPTLAPSTEQSSEFEYDDDATSAVTESLRSKREVVDSVDPDPADSAGIELVSAEAARRSIRQTKTSPKKVYVQPPHLCITQRNSLGQDVVNRCHAYTEDTTSVVMQAVMGSAISQEEKNDDYEGWCQYPLEGFQCHIPEEQVNYMKDLKNGTNCKPMVECLVVNPYHDESVLSNSECVNTTGSVQDTLVGYTIIRLLGDIFCMAALTLLNTAIVIAVRETSEGRGEVCRQYVWGAIGYVLLFSPLDLFFFQQEPNQDAALVALIIFIVCFVLGAVVLLCASQMPLSPPEWWWHTKTGMLVVPMSAIRRYSPEIVVLTLVSILFGTFWSSIHSFLRWTFSDVDAVCYSGLVLVLVLFFNVDKFIEYCGHSNVFIAGLAIYVIRFTALSDAQTQWLTVVMEAIEPAVIGLIWITIILYMRHAMPRKLTATGQAIAVLAFFGLGKGFGALIGLARDEKNPKLEAWQCTYQWLAIVACIVALIYFVIYNLILAPRCTAKPQHSEELISGSASQNLGATSPGNGASNGNGAGNGAGAGASLNGNGNGSYSPLRVYHNERGKKGQFRY from the exons ATGGGTTTCATTGCCGATCGCAAGCCGCGTGTCAACAAGACGTTGATTTCGCTCAAGTTTGTCGTATTCTTCGTGATCAGCG GATTGACAGCATTGCATGTGCTGCATGCCACCAAGCCGCTGCTTCTGGGGCTGAACTTCTCCGAGTATCGCACCATCAGCATCATCGCACCCTTTGTGTCCATTTTGGGTCCATTGATTGCTGGTCCCTGGGCCGATCGTTTGGCTGCCCGGAATCCCAATACCTTTGGCCGCACTCTGCGAGTGCTGACTGCCATCTTCCTGCTGATACCCGCTCTGATCTACGCCTTCCTGTTTGCCATTCCCGAGGTCAGCCGGTCGGATGCCCACCAGCCGCAGGTCAGCTTCGGCTGCGATGCCAGCGGTGCCTTTCTGTTCCAGGAGCGGTGTGGCGCCAATGCCAGCTGCAGCCAGTGGGACCAGAAGGAGGGCAGCATCAACCTGACACGCTGCACCTACAGCTGCCAGAACCCCAAGCACTACGAGAACATGTATCAGGTGTGGCTGGCTGAGGTCCCCACCCTGGCCCCCTCCACGGAGCAGAGTTCAGAGTTCGAGTACGACGATGACGCGACCAGTGCCGTCACCGAGAGCCTGCGCTCCAAACGGGAAGTGGTGGACTCTGTGGACCCCGATCCCGCCGACAGTGCCGGCATTGAGTTGGTCAGTGCCGAGGCGGCCCGTCGGTCGATTCGACAGACGAAGACATCACCCAAGAAGGTCTACGTCCAGCCGCCGCATCTCTGCATCACGCAGCGCAATTCTCTGGGCCAGGACGTGGTCAATCGCTGCCATGCGTACACCGAGGACACGACTAGTGTTGTGATGCAGGCCGTAATGGGCTCTGCGATCAGTCAGGAGGAGAAGAACGACGACTACGAGGGATGGTGTCAGTATCCATTGG AGGGCTTCCAGTGCCACATACCCGAAGAGCAGGTGAACTACATGAAGGACTTGAAGAACGGCACCAACTGCAAGCCCATGGTTGAGTGTCTGGTGGTGAATCCCTACCACGACGAGAGCGTACTCTCGAACAGTGAGTGTGTGAAT ACCACTGGCAGTGTTCAGGATACCCTTGTGGGTTACACCATAATCCGCCTGCTGGGCGACATCTTCTGCATGGCTGCCCTCACCCTGCTGAACACCGCCATCGTGATTGCGGTGCGTGAGACCTCCGAGGGACGTGGGGAGGTCTGCCGCCAGTATGTGTGGGGTGCCATTGGCTATGTGCTGCTCTTCTCGCCGCTGGATCTGTTCTTCTTCCAGCAGGAGCCTAATCAGGATGCAGCTCTGGTTGCCCTGATCATATTCATCGTGTGCTTTGTCCTGGGCGCCGTTGTCCTGCTCTGTGCCTCGCAGATGCCGCTGAGTCCGCCCGAGTGGTGGTGGCACACCAAGACCGGCATGCTGGTGGTTCCCATGTCTGCCATTCGTCGCTATAGCCCCGAGATCGTGGTGCTCACCCTGGTGTCCATTCTGTTTGGTACTTTCTGGAGCAGCATCCACAGCTTCCTGCGCTGGACCTTTTCCGATGTGGATGCTGTGTGCTACTCCGGCCTGGTCCTCGTGCTGGTGCTCTTCTTCAATGTGGACAAGTTCATCGAGTACTGCGGACACTCGAACGTATTCATTGCTGGATTGGCCATCTATGTGATCCGTTTCACGGCCCTGAGCGATGCCCAGACCCAGTGGTTGACCGTTGTCATGGAGGCCATAGAACCGGCCGTCATTGGCCTGATTTGGATCACGATCATTCTGTATATGCGTCATGCCATGCCCAGGAAACTGACCGCCACTGGACAGGCCATCGCTGTGCTGGCATTCTTCGGATTGG GCAAGGGCTTTGGTGCTCTGATTGGATTGGCTCGCGATGAGAAGAATCCCAAGCTGGAGGCCTGGCAATGCACCTACCAATGGCTGGCCATTGTCGCTTGCATCGTGGCTCTGATCTACTTTGTGATCTACAACCTGATACTCGCCCCGCGCTGCACCGCCAAGCCGCAGCACTCCGAGGAGCTCATCTCGGGCTCAGCCTCCCAGAATCTAGGCGCCACCTCTCCCGGGAATGGGGCCAGCAATGGCAATGGAGCGGGCAATGGGGCCGGCGCTGGTGCCTCCCTCAATGGCAATGGGAATGGCAGCTATTCTCCTCTGAGGGTCTACCACAACGAGAGGGGGAAGAAGGGACAGTTTAGGTACTAA